Proteins co-encoded in one Gopherus evgoodei ecotype Sinaloan lineage chromosome 4, rGopEvg1_v1.p, whole genome shotgun sequence genomic window:
- the MRPL23 gene encoding 39S ribosomal protein L23, mitochondrial isoform X2, translated as MTLVRPGVPQPDDTVQFRISMQMTRVDVKNYLEKIYNVPVSVVRTRIQYGANNKRNHKNQKVKKPDYKVAYVQLGQGQTFQFPNLFPEKEETPEPGSVEDIQKQFMENERQRQTADPRRGGVTDWFGL; from the exons atgacactggtgaggcctggTGTGCCACAGCCAGATGACACTGTACAGTTTCGTATCTCCATGCA GATGACGAGAGTGGATGTTAAGAATTACCTTGAAAAAATATACAACGTGCCGGTGTCTGTTGTGAGGACCAGAATACAGTATG GTGCAAACAATAAAAGGAACCacaagaaccagaaagtgaagaaGCCAGATTACAAGGTTGCGTACGTACAGCTG ggTCAGGGACAAACCTTTCAGTTCCCAAACCTATTTCCAGAAAAAGAAGAAACCCCAGAACCTGGCTCTGTCGAAGACATCCAGAAGCAATTTATGGAGAACGAGAGACAGAGGCAGACAGCTGATCCCAGGCGAGGAGGAGTCACTGACTGGTTTGGACTTTGA
- the MRPL23 gene encoding 39S ribosomal protein L23, mitochondrial isoform X1 produces the protein MASGKVLYPLYQLGNPQLRIFRPNFFMTLVRPGVPQPDDTVQFRISMQMTRVDVKNYLEKIYNVPVSVVRTRIQYGANNKRNHKNQKVKKPDYKVAYVQLGQGQTFQFPNLFPEKEETPEPGSVEDIQKQFMENERQRQTADPRRGGVTDWFGL, from the exons ATGGCCAGCGGGAAGGTTCT CTACCCCCTGTACCAGCTGGGAAACCCCCAGCTGAGGATTTTTCGACCTAACTTCTTcatgacactggtgaggcctggTGTGCCACAGCCAGATGACACTGTACAGTTTCGTATCTCCATGCA GATGACGAGAGTGGATGTTAAGAATTACCTTGAAAAAATATACAACGTGCCGGTGTCTGTTGTGAGGACCAGAATACAGTATG GTGCAAACAATAAAAGGAACCacaagaaccagaaagtgaagaaGCCAGATTACAAGGTTGCGTACGTACAGCTG ggTCAGGGACAAACCTTTCAGTTCCCAAACCTATTTCCAGAAAAAGAAGAAACCCCAGAACCTGGCTCTGTCGAAGACATCCAGAAGCAATTTATGGAGAACGAGAGACAGAGGCAGACAGCTGATCCCAGGCGAGGAGGAGTCACTGACTGGTTTGGACTTTGA